A single Phragmites australis chromosome 4, lpPhrAust1.1, whole genome shotgun sequence DNA region contains:
- the LOC133917103 gene encoding heavy metal-associated isoprenylated plant protein 39-like isoform X2 codes for MAQKVVLRVPTMTDDKTKQKAFEAVADIYGIDSIAADLKDGKMTIIGDMDTVAIAKKLKKLGKIDIVSVGPAKEEKKPEKKEEKKDDKKEGEKDKK; via the exons ATGGCTCAG AAGGTGGTGCTCCGGGTTCCGACCATGACCGACGACAAGACGAAGCAGAAAGCATTTGAAGCCGTCGCAGATATCTACG GTATTGATTCAATAGCTGCAGATCTCAAGGACGGCAAGATGACCATCATAGGAGATATGGACACCGTGGCAATCGCGAAGAAattgaagaagctcgggaagatcGACATCGTCTCGGTTGGGCCTGcaaaggaagagaagaaaccggagaagaaagaggagaagaaagatgacaaGAAGGAGGGGGAGAAGGACAAGAAGTGA
- the LOC133917106 gene encoding uncharacterized protein LOC133917106, giving the protein MFTPVQLSSNSAATTIDMNTTQVMEAAGEAGTSKQLARLLFIFGFLTLLMDLATALYKPPSGVVFESHKRAYYLTLAGIFAAGLAEVSTAFCLSVGSSGESIGRLRAFARVVLCASVVPLAAVIALGGYAVLIKG; this is encoded by the coding sequence ATGTTCACCCCCGTtcagctcagcagcaacagtgCTGCCACTACAATCGACATGAACACGACCCAAGTCATGGAAGCTGCAGGTGAGGCCGGCACCTCGAAGCAGCTTGCAAGGCTGCTGTTTATATTTGGGTTCCTCACTCTGCTCATGGATTTAGCTACCGCGCTTTACAAGCCGCCGAGCGGAGTCGTCTTCGAGAGCCACAAACGGGCTTACTACCTCACCCTCGCCGGAATATTCGCTGCTGGATTGGCCGAGGTCTCCACCGCCTTCTGCCTGTCTGTTGGCTCCTCCGGCGAATCCATAGGCCGCCTTCGCGCGTTCGCCAGGGTAGTACTCTGCGCCTCCGTCGTGCCGCTCGCCGCTGTCATCGCTCTCGGCGGCTACGCCGTCCTCATCAAGGGCTAA
- the LOC133917104 gene encoding remorin-like, with amino-acid sequence MAEEAKKVEVEVEATKDIAEEKAVVPLPPPPAKHDKLAADDSKAIVAVKDAAEKPATGGSTERDACLEKIVSEKRLTLISAWEESEKARAENRAAKNLAYITSWESAKKAEIEAELKKIEEQLEKKKAAYEEKLKNQLAMLHKSAEEKRALTEAKRGEEIVMAEEMAAKYRAKGEAPTKLFGFLKA; translated from the exons ATGGCGGAGGAGGCGAagaaggtggaggtggaggtggaggcgacCAAGGACATCGCCGAGGAGAAGGCGGTGGTGCCGCTGCCCCCGCCGCCGGCCAAGCACGACAAGCTGGCCGCCGACGACTCCAAGGCCATCGTTGCTGTCAAGG ATGCTGCTGAGAAACCTGCAACAGGAGGTTCAACTGAAAgag aTGCTTGTCTCGAGAAAATTGTATCCGAGAAGAGATTGACACTGATCAGCGCCTGGGAGGAGAGCGAGAAGGCTAGAGCCGAGAACAG GGCCGCCAAGAACCTGGCCTACATCACTTCCTGGGAGAGCGCAAAGAAAGCTGAGATAGAGGCCGAGCTTAAAAAGATCGAG GAGcaattggagaagaagaaggcagcGTACGAAGAGAAGCTGAAGAACCAGCTGGCGATGCTCCACAAGTCGGCGGAGGAGAAGAGGGCGTTGACCGAAGCGAAGCGAGGGGAGGAGATTGTCATGGCGGAGGAGATGGCCGCCAAGTACCGCGCCAAGGGCGAGGCTCCCACGAAGCTCTTCGGGTTCTTGAAAGCATGA
- the LOC133917103 gene encoding heavy metal-associated isoprenylated plant protein 39-like isoform X1 encodes MAQQKVVLRVPTMTDDKTKQKAFEAVADIYGIDSIAADLKDGKMTIIGDMDTVAIAKKLKKLGKIDIVSVGPAKEEKKPEKKEEKKDDKKEGEKDKK; translated from the exons ATGGCTCAG CAGAAGGTGGTGCTCCGGGTTCCGACCATGACCGACGACAAGACGAAGCAGAAAGCATTTGAAGCCGTCGCAGATATCTACG GTATTGATTCAATAGCTGCAGATCTCAAGGACGGCAAGATGACCATCATAGGAGATATGGACACCGTGGCAATCGCGAAGAAattgaagaagctcgggaagatcGACATCGTCTCGGTTGGGCCTGcaaaggaagagaagaaaccggagaagaaagaggagaagaaagatgacaaGAAGGAGGGGGAGAAGGACAAGAAGTGA